A segment of the Armatimonadota bacterium genome:
CAGCTGTGAGCCGATGCCCCATAGTATGCCTCCGATAAACGCCGCTATCAGGCGAGTGCGGGAGGTGACTCGTGGTCCCTTTTCAGTAACCAGCTTGATGCGTCCGGCTACCAGTCCCGACAGGAACGCGCCGATGAGCACGCCCACGATTTCGAACACCAGCCAGTTCTTCAGCGGCCCGCCCGCAGGGTGCTCCACGATGTACTCCTTGTAGAACTTTGCCGACCGAGCGTGTTGAGGAGCCACCGCTTCCACCCCAGCGACGGTAAAGCTCTTGATAGCCCCACTGGCTCCCAGTCCACGACCGGTGATATAGATAGTCGTCAGCAACAGCAAACCCAGCAACACGCCTGCCAGGTAGGGGTTCATGTATTTGCTCTCGTTCATGCCTGTTGTCCCTCCAGAGTACCCGTGCCTGCCGGTTCATCCACCTCCTCGTAGCCGGTAATCATGGCACGGAGGTTCGAGAACACCGTTTCGCCGGTAGTGGTCATGTACAGGTGCACTACCAGAAAAGCCATCAGCAGGAACGCGCCCAGCGTATGCGCTAGCGCGATGAACTTCAGCGAACCGATATTGATGGCTTCGATGCCGTAGCGCGTGGGGTAGCGATAAAACATGTACAGCAACCCCGACACCACCACCAGCGGTATCATCACCACCTTTAAACCAAAGTAGGTGAGCTTCTGTAGCGGGTTCAGCTTGCTTAGCACCGTCTTTCTGGTAGGGTGGGGTGCATTGCGGAAAATGCCGATCACGTAGTACTCCAGCTGTGCTCGCACGTTCTCCAGCGTCGGCACGTATTGCCGCCATTCGCCAGTGGTGAAGTGCCAGAAGATAGCGAAGGCGATCAGCGTCAACAGCAGGTAGGCGGCAATATTATGGTAACGCACCGTCTCCCGAAAGCCGAAGAACGTGTACGCACCGTGTATCTCAAAGCCGGTAAAGGCGAGGAACAGGATAAGCACCGCCTGTGTCCAGTGCCAGAACCGCTCAAAGCCAGTGTATATTCGGACGCGCTTTTTGTTCATTATCGTCCCTCCTTGCGCCGTCTCCATGAGGTAACCACGCGCAAACCGCCATGTACCAGCGCGCCCAGCACTGCGACCAGCAACAGCGATTTGCCCAAAACCTCCACTTTTGGCGAGTAGTCTCGTCCGGGAATGTAGAAGTCCCTCAGGTTGGCGATGCGACTGTTGTGGCGCGTATGGCACTCACTGCATTGTAACGCCTTCTCCTTCGGGGAGACCATGTGGTTGACGGGCCAGTACATGATGGTCTCGATGAAATCCATCTTTCCGCTGAAGGGCAAGCCGTGCTCTTTCATGCCTACCTCCATTGCCCGTAGCAGGTCGAAGTCTTCCCAGAGCGCACCCTCGCCGTGTCTGGGCGCGAACAATTTGGGCAACAACAGCATCCGGGTGACAGGGTCATAGAACTGCCGGGTGCGCATGACCTTGACTGGGAAGATTTTGGCGTCGGGGTCGGCGTAAGAGCCTTCAAAGCGGTTCAGGATGACGGGTTGTGTGGGGTCTTCGATACGGTCGCCCGGCAGGTAGTGGTGAGCCGTGCCGTTGAACCATACATACTCCGGTTTCAGGTTCTTGCCCCAGCGGAAAGTACCTTTCTTGGACATGTAGAGGATGTTGCCCTCGGCATCCTTCTCTTCATACGGCTTGCCATTCCGTAGTTTGCCTGCGGTAGACCAGTCCCAGTAGATTTTGGTGGCGTTCACTTTGGCGTAGACCGGGATGTGACATGTCTGGCATGCCACTTTCAGTGTGTGTTCGTTGAGCAGGTCGTCGTTGTGAGGGGTGTTGCCATGACATTGCTCACAGGTAACGCGGTTGCGGTTCATGGACGAGAGCGAATAAAGCTGACCGCGGATGTTGTGCTTCTCAGTGACATGGCAGTCCACGCACTGCATGTTCGCCCCGTCCACCGCCATGTGCACGTCTACGTCGCGCGTGGGTTCGAACATGGCTTCCTCGAGGTCGCCGTGTTTGACGTTGTTGCCGCCGCCTCCGTAGAAGTGGCACACACCGCAGTTACTGCGTGCAGGGCGTCCCACACTTTGCGCCACCTTCGTCAGGTTGACCGTTGGTGAGGGTGCGCCACCCTTGTTCTGCGCTTTGGCGTAAGTGCCTGTGCCATCATGGCAAACGAGGCAGTCCACATTGCGCGGATCGTTGAAATCGAAGGTTTTAACCGACTCCATGCCGTATCCCACATGGCATTTGGCGCAAGCGAGCTCGTTACCCTCGGCGGCAAGACAGAAGTTGTTGACCGCGTTCTTCTTGCCCAGATACACCACGCCACGCCCTTTCACATACTCCTCACGCTCCCAGTTCCAGTGATTCGAGCGCATCACCTCGGTATGCCGACCGTTGTGGCACTCGATGCACGCTGAAGTCACCTCCTGCGGTCGGGCGAAGGCGCGTTGTAGCTGCGGGAATTTGCTATGGTCTACGGACGGCGTCCGTTTCTTTGCGTATTGCTCTTTCAGCTGATCTAGCGGGGTAGGGGGCAGTTCCTTCGGCGTCAATGCGGAGACCGCCGCCACCGCCAGCGCTATCGTTGCAAGAACGGGTATCGCCTGTTTCATTTCCTTCACCATGCTAAGTAGTTGAGTGTCTCTGTTCAGTTAGCCCATCAACTTGATTGTGTTTCCATAGAGTTAGATACACGCATTTCAGGAAGGGATTCAGGGAGGGGTATCCAATTCGATAAAGTGGAGGAAACCATGTCTACAAAACCGCTCAGGGTGCTTTACCTACCAAAGCCCGACCACACTGAGCTGGCGTTCACACCTTACTGGTGGAAGCGTCTCTGTGGCCATGCGGAGGTGGTGGAATGGGATCATACGGTGTCCTGCACTTCCGAGAACCTAGCGGAGCGCATCGGCGAGTTCGAAGTACTGGTGACCGCTTGGGGCAGTCCGCGTTTGACAGATGATGTACTGCAAAAGGCGAGGAGGCTTCGGCTGATTGCCCATGCTGCTGGTTCGGTAAAGTTCATGCTTTCGCAGCAGGCGGTGCAACAACACCTCCTCCCGCGCGGCATCCGTGTTTTCAGCGGAAACGGTGCGATTGCGCTCAACGTTGCCGAAGCCACCGTGGGCATGATGATTATGGGCGTGCGCCGCTGGATAGACCACGTTCTCGCCTACCGCGAGCGCGGCGTCTGGCGCGACCCGGTTATTCCGCTGAACGGGCAATATCTCCTCGGCGCGACAGTGGGGCTGGTCTCCTGCAGCACGGTAGCGAGGGAGGTCATCCGCTTGCTTCGCCCCTTCCGTACTCGCATTCTGGTTTACGACCCGTTCCTGCCGCTGCCCGAGGCGCGGCGCATGCGCCTGAAGCCGGTAGATTTGGAGACGCTCTTCCGCGAGTCGCACATTGTGAGTGTGCATACACCTCTTCTGCCCGAAACGGTAGGGTTAATTCGTGGAGAACATCTGCGCTTGCTTCGCGACAACAGCGTGCTGGTGAACACCAGCCGGGGCAAGGTGATCGAGCATGATGCACTGATTGAAGAGGCACGGACAGGACGTTTCGTGGCGGTGCTGGATGTGACTGACCCTGAGCCGCTTCCTCCCGACCATCCTCTACGTGAGATGCCCAATGTGATTATCCTGCCGCATATCGCCGGTGCTGGATTTTATGGTTACCACCGCATCGGCGAACTGCTGGTGAAGGCGGTAGAAGCAACCGCGAAAGGGGCACCTTTCGAAGGAGAAGTGCGGCTGGATCGGTACGAGCGAATAGCCTAAACCTCCCAGCCCGACTTCGGCTTGCGGCGTGCTCCGCCGCGTTTGGCGGTCTGATAGGCGTCGATCAGGCTCACGATGTACACGGATGCCATCACCGAGGCGAGGAACAGGAACGCTCCGCCGCCCCGCTCGATGTTTCGCACACCCCACGGCGAGAAAGCCATAAACAACCAGAGCACCAGCCATATCGCAATCAGCACGCCGCCCTTGATGCGGTCGTTCATCAGCCACTGGGCGAGACCGGGGAAGACGATGGAGGCAGCGATAGCCAGCAGGGGGCTGGCGGGTTCTTCGGGCAAGTCGGCGGCGGAGATACCCTGTTGTTTCAGCAGGGCGGCGGCGTACTTGCGCTCGGCGGAAGCGTAGCGCGGCGAATCTACCGGAGAGAGGTCACGCGCCTTACGAAACGACTGCACAGCCTCCTCGATGCGCCCCGTGCGCTCTTGAATGTCGCCCAGCAGTTCCAGCGCCTCGGTGTTGTTGGCGTCCAGTTCCAGCAGCTGCCGACAGCGTTCTTCCGCCCGCAGCAGGTCGTTGCGCATCTGATAGACGTACGCCTCGCGCAGCAGTTTCTCTATCTGCTCGCGACGGAGCTCGTCCTCATCTCCGGCAGGCATGGTGCTTACCCCCGTTTGTCCAGGAGCGGCGCACTGCGCCAGAACTCCTCCAGTCCGTAGAACTCACGCACCTCAGGCTGCATGACGTGCACCACCACATCACCGTAGTCCAGTAGCACCCACTCTCCGCGTACATACCCTTCCAAGCGCACCTCGCGCTCTCCTGCTTCTTCCATGAACTCGATGATCTTGTCCACGATGGCACGCACTTGGATATTCGAACGTCCGTTCATCAGCAGGAAATAGTCTGCCAGAATGGTCTTGCCGCGCAGGTCGATCTGCGAGATGTCCTCTGCTTTCACTTCTTCCGCGGCTCGCACAATAATGTCCACTTTCTCTTCGGCTGTCAAGGCGTCTGATTCCCCCCTTCGGAAGTGGTTTGATATTGCGCGTTCTGTTCCAGCTCGTCCAGCGCATGGGTGACGCGCATCTCGTCGGGAATGTAGTAACTCAAACCGCCTATATTTTGCGGTTGACCGGGCAACACCCCCATAAAGATACGCTCCGGCGGCAGCTCCTTGCCGAAGCGCGCCAGATGGAGCACCTCGCGTGTGGTCATGTCGGTCTCTATCTGCTCCATAATCTGTCGGGTGAGCTCCGGAAGTTTGTCTATCTCCCGCCACTGAAACATTTTCGCCGCCAGTGCCTTCAGGAACTTCTGCTGGCGCTGGATACGTCCCAGGTCGCCCAGCGGGTCGTGTCGAAAACGCACGTACTGCATGGCTCTTTCACCGTCCAGCAAGCGATAGCCTTTCTTCAGGTGGATGTACAGTCCCTGCTTACGGTCGACGTAGTGCATGTCCTTTTCGATGTCTATCTCCACGCCACCTAGCAGGTCCACGATTCGCTTGAACCCCTCCAGGCGCACCAGCACCACACGGTCGATGGTAATGCCCAGCAGGTTCTCTACCGTTTGCTTCGCTGTCTGCAGCCCACCCCACGCGTACGCCGCATTTATCTTAAAGGTACGGTGTCCCGGAATATCCGCCCGGGTATCGCGTGGGATGGACAGGGCGTATACCGCTTGCTTGTCAAAGTCCACTGTTGCCACGATGATGGTGTCGGTGTTGCCCGATTCTTGGTCCACCCCCAGCGCAAGGATGCGCAGGCGGGGCGTTCCTTCAAAAGCCGGGGTGACCAGTTCCCGTACCGTTACCGGCTTGGAAGTGTTCTGATTATATCCCAGCAGCGCTCCCAGCATGGCAGAGCCTGCGATGATCGCAAGTGACAGCAATCCCCACAGCACACGACGCAGCCAGATGCGGGCGTCGACGGCGGTCTCAAAACTCATTCGGTTCCTCCAGCGGTTCGTTGCGATACAGCTGATGTTTCAGGATATACTGTACCACGCTATCAGGCGTCAGGTATCGGATGGACAAGCCGCGCCGTACCCGATTGCGGATATCGGTGGCGGAAATATCCAGCAAAGGCATCTCCATCACGTAGACGTGACGGCATAGCGTATCGGGCAGGCGCAGGCTCGTCAGGTCGAAGCCGGGGCGTGACGCTGCGATGATATGCGCCAGCTGGCAGATGCGATCCGGCTGTTTCCATGATGCCATATGCACCAGCGAGTCTGCTCCCATGATGAGAAACAGCTCGTGGTGCGAGTAGAGGTGGCTCCACTGCTCCAGCGTATCCACCGTATACGACACGCCGCCGCGCTCTATCTCGATGCGTGATGCGCGAAAATAGGGATTGCTTGCCGTCGCCAACAGGGTCATGGCGAAACGATGCTCTGCCGAGGACACTGTGTAGCTCTTCTTATGCGGTGGTATTCCACAGGGGATAAACACCACCTGCTCCAGCTCGAAACGCTGGCGCGCCTCCTCCGCCACAAACAGATGGGCGTAATGGATGGGGTCAAACGTGCCACCCAGGATGCCGACGCGCATCGCTACGTTCGCACCTGCCCGTCGCCGTACACGATGTATTTGGTGGTGGTCAGTTCGCGCAAGCCCATTGGACCGCGTGCGTGCAGTTTCTGGGTGCTGATGCCGATTTCAGCCCCGAAGCCGAACTCGAAGCCGTCGGTAAAGCGGGTGGAGGCGTTGACGTACACGCAAGCGGCGTCTACCTCACGGGTGAAACGTCGCGCTGCCTCCAAACTGCGCGTGATAATGGCTTCGGAGTGACGACTGCCGTAGCGGTTGATGTGTGCAATCGCCTCATCGAGGCTATCTACCACCTTCACCGCCAGTATCAGCGCGAGGTATTCGGTGTACCAGTCCTCCTCGGTGGCAGGGACTGCCCATGCGACCAGCTGCCGCGTGCGCTCGCAGCCTCGAATCTCCACCCCCGCCTCTTTCAGCCGCTCCGCAAACGCGGGCAGGAACTCTCCTGCTACCGCCGAATGCACCAGCAGCGTTTCCATTGCATTGCACACGGAACACCGCTGCACCTTCGCGTTGAACGCCACCTCCGATGCCATCTGCAGGTCGGCGTCCTCATGCACGTAAGTGTGGCAATTGCCCACGCCGGTTTCAATCACGGGCACGGTGGCGGTCTGCATTACCGTCTGGATTAAACCCGCACCGCCTCGCGGGATGATACAGTCTACCAAACCGTTCAGGCGCATCAGGTGCGTAGCTGCTTCACGGTCGGTGGTTTGCACCATCTGTACGCACTCCGCAGGTAGCCCTGCGCTCTCTATCGCGCGCACCAGACTGGCGGTAATCGCCTGGTTGGACTGAAAAGCTTCCGAGCCACCCCGCAAGATGACGGCGTTGCCCGATTTGAGGCACAGCGCCGCTGCGTCGGCGGTGACGTTCGGGCGTGACTCGTAGATGATGGCGATAACACCTAGAGGCACGCGCACCTTCAGGATTTCCAGTCCGTTCGGTCGCTTCCAGCCTTCCATCACCTCGCCCACCGGGTCGGGCAGAGAAGCCACCTGTCGGATACCCTCTGCCATCGCGGCAATGCGCTTTTCGTTCAGCGTCAGCCGCTCTACCATCGCTTCAGAGAGCCCACGCTCGCGCGCGCGACGAACGTCCTCGCTGTTTGCATCCAGAATCTGCCTGGAGTCGGCGAGCAGGGCATCCGCCATCGCCAGCAAAGCCTGATTCTTGACGGCAGTGCTCGCCTGCGCCAGTGCCATCGCTGCTTGACGGGCAGCTCTGGCTTGCTCCGTAATCTGTTGCAACAGGTCGTCCATCTTGTCGTTCACCACCTGTGAGTGTACTTAGATAGATTATAGATTACCACAAAACATCCTTCCGCAGGATGTGGAGACGCGAGCGGAGGCTCTGCCTGCGCAGGGCAGGGTCAGAAGAGCAGTATCGCTGGGGGCTAGCTGCGCGGTAACGCCACCATCAGGTATTCTTCCAGTCTGGCGACCGCTTCTCGTATCGCGTCGGGCTGAACTCCTGCTGCGACATCCGGGTAGCCCGCCTGCGTCAGCATCTCGGGCAGGTGGTATGTCAGATGTTTCAACGTCCAGAGAATAGCATCGGACATACCGTAACCCGCCAGTTCGATACGCTCGTCTCTTCCAAGAGGGTCGTAATGGTAGTGTGGCTGATACTTGAAGCAGTCGAAGCGCAGCAGCTGACGCGGCGTGCCGTTGATGCGCGAGTAAACCCGGATGTCGTAACCTTCGTCCCCTCCGAAGTGCCGGTATTCCACAGTCAGCCACACATTACCAGCCTCA
Coding sequences within it:
- the nadD gene encoding putative nicotinate-nucleotide adenylyltransferase, giving the protein MRVGILGGTFDPIHYAHLFVAEEARQRFELEQVVFIPCGIPPHKKSYTVSSAEHRFAMTLLATASNPYFRASRIEIERGGVSYTVDTLEQWSHLYSHHELFLIMGADSLVHMASWKQPDRICQLAHIIAASRPGFDLTSLRLPDTLCRHVYVMEMPLLDISATDIRNRVRRGLSIRYLTPDSVVQYILKHQLYRNEPLEEPNEF
- the proA gene encoding gamma-glutamyl phosphate reductase; this translates as MDDLLQQITEQARAARQAAMALAQASTAVKNQALLAMADALLADSRQILDANSEDVRRARERGLSEAMVERLTLNEKRIAAMAEGIRQVASLPDPVGEVMEGWKRPNGLEILKVRVPLGVIAIIYESRPNVTADAAALCLKSGNAVILRGGSEAFQSNQAITASLVRAIESAGLPAECVQMVQTTDREAATHLMRLNGLVDCIIPRGGAGLIQTVMQTATVPVIETGVGNCHTYVHEDADLQMASEVAFNAKVQRCSVCNAMETLLVHSAVAGEFLPAFAERLKEAGVEIRGCERTRQLVAWAVPATEEDWYTEYLALILAVKVVDSLDEAIAHINRYGSRHSEAIITRSLEAARRFTREVDAACVYVNASTRFTDGFEFGFGAEIGISTQKLHARGPMGLRELTTTKYIVYGDGQVRT
- a CDS encoding transcriptional regulator, giving the protein MSFETAVDARIWLRRVLWGLLSLAIIAGSAMLGALLGYNQNTSKPVTVRELVTPAFEGTPRLRILALGVDQESGNTDTIIVATVDFDKQAVYALSIPRDTRADIPGHRTFKINAAYAWGGLQTAKQTVENLLGITIDRVVLVRLEGFKRIVDLLGGVEIDIEKDMHYVDRKQGLYIHLKKGYRLLDGERAMQYVRFRHDPLGDLGRIQRQQKFLKALAAKMFQWREIDKLPELTRQIMEQIETDMTTREVLHLARFGKELPPERIFMGVLPGQPQNIGGLSYYIPDEMRVTHALDELEQNAQYQTTSEGGNQTP
- a CDS encoding cytochrome c, encoding MVKEMKQAIPVLATIALAVAAVSALTPKELPPTPLDQLKEQYAKKRTPSVDHSKFPQLQRAFARPQEVTSACIECHNGRHTEVMRSNHWNWEREEYVKGRGVVYLGKKNAVNNFCLAAEGNELACAKCHVGYGMESVKTFDFNDPRNVDCLVCHDGTGTYAKAQNKGGAPSPTVNLTKVAQSVGRPARSNCGVCHFYGGGGNNVKHGDLEEAMFEPTRDVDVHMAVDGANMQCVDCHVTEKHNIRGQLYSLSSMNRNRVTCEQCHGNTPHNDDLLNEHTLKVACQTCHIPVYAKVNATKIYWDWSTAGKLRNGKPYEEKDAEGNILYMSKKGTFRWGKNLKPEYVWFNGTAHHYLPGDRIEDPTQPVILNRFEGSYADPDAKIFPVKVMRTRQFYDPVTRMLLLPKLFAPRHGEGALWEDFDLLRAMEVGMKEHGLPFSGKMDFIETIMYWPVNHMVSPKEKALQCSECHTRHNSRIANLRDFYIPGRDYSPKVEVLGKSLLLVAVLGALVHGGLRVVTSWRRRKEGR
- a CDS encoding 2-hydroxyacid dehydrogenase, coding for MSTKPLRVLYLPKPDHTELAFTPYWWKRLCGHAEVVEWDHTVSCTSENLAERIGEFEVLVTAWGSPRLTDDVLQKARRLRLIAHAAGSVKFMLSQQAVQQHLLPRGIRVFSGNGAIALNVAEATVGMMIMGVRRWIDHVLAYRERGVWRDPVIPLNGQYLLGATVGLVSCSTVAREVIRLLRPFRTRILVYDPFLPLPEARRMRLKPVDLETLFRESHIVSVHTPLLPETVGLIRGEHLRLLRDNSVLVNTSRGKVIEHDALIEEARTGRFVAVLDVTDPEPLPPDHPLREMPNVIILPHIAGAGFYGYHRIGELLVKAVEATAKGAPFEGEVRLDRYERIA
- a CDS encoding cytochrome b561, which codes for MNKKRVRIYTGFERFWHWTQAVLILFLAFTGFEIHGAYTFFGFRETVRYHNIAAYLLLTLIAFAIFWHFTTGEWRQYVPTLENVRAQLEYYVIGIFRNAPHPTRKTVLSKLNPLQKLTYFGLKVVMIPLVVVSGLLYMFYRYPTRYGIEAINIGSLKFIALAHTLGAFLLMAFLVVHLYMTTTGETVFSNLRAMITGYEEVDEPAGTGTLEGQQA
- the rsfS gene encoding ribosomal silencing factor RsfS, yielding MTAEEKVDIIVRAAEEVKAEDISQIDLRGKTILADYFLLMNGRSNIQVRAIVDKIIEFMEEAGEREVRLEGYVRGEWVLLDYGDVVVHVMQPEVREFYGLEEFWRSAPLLDKRG